A genomic window from Fusarium oxysporum Fo47 chromosome X, complete sequence includes:
- a CDS encoding caspase domain-containing protein — translation MAATQECSARWALMIGINYYPNDRHLHGSVDDVSDFRAYLEQHSATAIHASVLTATVPKLAKDHQSTKDPPETAENRPTRANVLKQLRIVIDSAKAGDHVYIHFSGHGTQLPSDGNVGETGFGELGLVLYENGEHGASYFRGRYLAQALKRMVGNGLIVTVALDCCFSGAVTRGDRVRAMKYDPSLDADRVEQERECRDALGIPGRDAKIDRDWLVNPEGYTIITACGPHEKAMEVLVNKTQKRGALTHHLLKALTTLAKVKEAVSHQSLHEAVVSLMQASGCSQTPMRYGNTLRSFFGSLLQTESLTVLPIYKIEGSRIFIKAGQVHGISIGDEFTVWNSLSTGSTKSPGAKRSFRFMVSNVWAFESELTMSHGVRTPSTVSPFSTKDLVTLKATQLSTVSSHKINAWLPEELIREKKWEHKSKVLKHFQILTETEEKDLCVFRLIVNKSRAYEIVGEAQENMLQLLILDDGLDDFFPTMMETLQHVATFKYFEGLVNVLPSPEFRSKYNIKPIVTSTSNGVFKVVDGGTFGFTIENHTNHPLYMAIFDFDPSWGVKNLVSGSGGDDYVLVPPSAHCQNGGAKEINLKMTIPGHLNLGTQARDVIKVFITDKPVSFPGMVLPGLGMKVSLRSSSVSAEIISDFIKHLNTGGRMRSTGSKGAWMSHNFIVWTSVN, via the coding sequence AATGTTCAGCGCGCTGGGCGCTAATGATTGGAATCAACTATTACCCCAATGATCGACATCTACACGGCAGTGTTGACGACGTTAGCGACTTCAGGGCCTATCTGGAACAGCACAGCGCTACGGCTATTCATGCATCCGTGCTCACAGCCACTGTACCGAAGCTAGCGAAGGATCATCAATCCACTAAAGATCCACCAGAAACAGCTGAGAATAGGCCAACCCGGGCAAATGTTCTGAAGCAACTTCGGATAGTCATTGATTCTGCGAAGGCTGGAGATCATGTTTACATTCATTTCTCCGGGCACGGTACTCAACTCCCATCGGATGGCAACGTCGGCGAAACTGGCTTCGGCGAGCTAGGTCTCGTCCTTTACGAAAATGGCGAGCACGGAGCTAGCTACTTCCGCGGGCGCTATCTAGCCCAGGCTCTCAAAAGAATGGTCGGCAATGGTCTCATTGTCACAGTCGCGTTGGACTGCTGTTTTTCAGGTGCCGTGACTCGAGGCGACCGAGTCCGGGCTATGAAATACGATCCATCGCTCGACGCGGACAGAGTGGAACAGGAACGAGAATGCAGAGACGCACTGGGAATTCCCGGGCGGGATGCCAAAATTGACAGAGACTGGCTTGTCAATCCCGAGGGTTACACGATTATTACTGCTTGCGGTCCCCACGAAAAGGCCATGGAGGTTCTTGTCAACAAAACCCAGAAACGAGGCGCACTTACGCATCACCTTCTCAAAGCTCTTACTACTTTGGCAAAGGTGAAAGAGGCTGTGTCGCACCAATCACTCCATGAAGCGGTCGTTTCTCTGATGCAGGCGTCAGGGTGCAGCCAGACTCCAATGCGCTACGGTAACACTCTCCGTTCATTCTTCGGTTCGCTACTTCAGACAGAATCTCTCACTGTCTTACCAATATACAAGATAGAAGGTTCGAGGATCTTCATTAAAGCAGGGCAGGTCCATGGAATCTCAATTGGAGACGAGTTCACTGTTTGGAATAGTCTTTCAACTGGTTCAACTAAAAGCCCTGGCGCAAAACGCAGCTTCAGATTCATGGTCTCAAACGTTTGGGCCTTTGAGTCCGAGTTGACAATGTCACATGGAGTTCGGACACCATCCACAGTCTCCCCATTCAGCACCAAGGATCTAGTGACTTTAAAGGCCACACAACTATCAACAGTTTCTTCTCACAAGATCAATGCTTGGCTTCCGGAGGAGTTGATACGTGAGAAGAAGTGGGAACATAAGTCGAAAGTGTTAAAGCACTTCCAAATACTTACAGAAACCGAAGAAAAAGACCTTTGTGTGTTTCGACTAATAGTCAACAAGTCCAGGGCATACGAAATTGTTGGTGAAGCGCAAGAAAATATGCTTCAACTACTAATCCTCGACGATGGGTTAGACGATTTCTTTCCGACGATGATGGAGACTCTTCAGCATGTTGCCACTTTCAAATACTTCGAAGGCCTAGTTAATGTACTACCGTCTCCGGAGTTCAGATCTAAGTACAACATCAAGCCAATTGTGACCTCCACTTCAAATGGTGTCTTCAAAGTTGTGGATGGAGGGACTTTTGGATTCACCATCGAGAACCATACAAATCACCCTCTCTACATGGCcatctttgactttgatccTTCTTGGGGTGTGAAAAATCTTGTCTCCGGTTCTGGAGGCGATGATTATGTCCTCGTGCCACCATCAGCCCATTGCCAGAACGGCGGCGCGAAGGAAATAAATCTGAAAATGACGATTCCAGGTCATCTTAATCTGGGGACTCAGGCTCGAGATGTCATCAAAGTCTTCATCACTGACAAACCAGTTTCATTTCCGGGTATGGTTTTGCCAGGATTGGGTATGAAAGTAAGCTTGAGGAGTTCGTCTGTGAGTGCAGAGATAATCTCCGACTTTATCAAGCACTTGAATACCGGGGGAAGGATGAGGAGTACAGGAAGTAAGGGAGCGTGGATGTCGCACAATTTCATAGTCTGGACCTCTGTCAACTAG
- a CDS encoding uncharacterized protein (expressed protein) translates to MKDSSEDQKAPIESSQQDAPEVEVIDGGRPTIRTFATIAKLRPNDMVRVLSNGSTYTVSEVRGGKYILCDDSGKEVMQGREYDESELELVDDPF, encoded by the exons ATGAAGGATTCGTCAGAGGATCAAAAGGCTCCAATCGAGTCAAG TCAACAGGATGCGCCTGAAGTGGAGGTGATTGATGGGGGTCGTCCAACCATCAGAACCTTCGCTACG ATCGCGAAGCTCAGGCCAAATGACATGGTCAGGGTACTCTCAAATGGATCAACATATACAGTTTCAGAAGTGAGAGGAGGAAAGTATATCCTTTGCGATGATAGTGGCAAGGAGGTTATGCAAGGGCGCGAGTATGATGAGAGTGAGTTGGAATTGGTAGATGATCCTTTCTAA